One genomic segment of Aliarcobacter cibarius includes these proteins:
- a CDS encoding MBOAT family O-acyltransferase, whose translation MEDIFPFSGLGFFLICFAFIAFLHIFKNILKNVISYKMVIFIGIIAYIFFAIPESYELFLILLYTYVIYWLFVTNKFQETFFAMIVIAFPMIIHKIDMANPMFKIIGISYITFRTIQAIVDSQNYGKLSFFEFTSFLLFPTTLLAGPIDRSYRFQEDLQKGYENLNFSNLLKGWEILVIGVLFKFIFAELVTMFWLSKIDENSTNILDMVNSAYSYTVYLFFDFAGYSAMAVGLSIMMGIFIPMNFNHPYLAPNPQDFWRRFHITLGSWLNDYFFKPLYKYLHNFAYLKGRKLLIQNIAITSTFLLMGMWNGLTWYFILSGFLFGIYSSIHNSYVLYIKKGGFDYFSIFPPILSVNIKRFLMINGAVFALYFFSGRVPL comes from the coding sequence ATGGAAGATATCTTTCCATTTTCTGGTCTTGGATTTTTTTTAATATGCTTTGCATTTATAGCTTTTTTACATATTTTTAAAAATATATTAAAAAATGTTATATCTTATAAAATGGTAATTTTTATAGGGATTATAGCTTATATATTTTTTGCTATTCCTGAAAGTTATGAACTTTTTTTAATATTACTTTATACATATGTTATATATTGGTTATTTGTTACAAACAAATTTCAAGAAACTTTTTTCGCTATGATTGTTATTGCTTTTCCAATGATTATACATAAAATAGATATGGCAAATCCTATGTTTAAAATAATAGGTATTTCTTATATAACATTTAGAACTATTCAAGCCATTGTTGATAGTCAAAATTATGGAAAATTGTCTTTCTTTGAATTTACATCTTTTTTACTATTTCCAACAACTTTACTTGCAGGTCCAATAGATAGATCATATAGATTTCAAGAAGATTTACAAAAAGGTTATGAAAATCTTAATTTTTCAAATTTATTAAAAGGTTGGGAAATTTTAGTTATTGGTGTTTTATTTAAATTCATTTTTGCAGAGCTTGTAACAATGTTCTGGTTAAGTAAAATTGATGAAAATAGTACTAATATTTTGGATATGGTAAATAGTGCTTATTCTTATACGGTTTATCTATTCTTTGATTTTGCTGGCTACAGTGCAATGGCTGTTGGTCTTAGTATTATGATGGGAATTTTTATTCCAATGAATTTTAATCATCCTTATTTAGCACCTAATCCTCAAGATTTTTGGAGAAGATTTCATATTACACTTGGAAGCTGGTTAAATGACTATTTCTTTAAACCACTTTATAAATATCTTCATAATTTTGCTTATTTAAAAGGTAGAAAATTACTTATACAAAACATTGCTATAACTTCTACATTTTTACTTATGGGTATGTGGAATGGTTTAACTTGGTATTTTATTTTAAGTGGTTTTCTGTTTGGCATTTATTCAAGTATTCATAACTCATATGTTTTGTATATAAAAAAAGGTGGCTTTGATTATTTTTCAATATTTCCTCCAATTTTAAGTGTAAATATTAAAAGATTTTTAATGATAAACGGTGCAGTTTTTGCTTTATATTTTTTTAGTGGGAGGGTTCCTTTATGA
- a CDS encoding replication endonuclease: MYGLTKEDLEYIKTKHDRQKKYLENNSFVTSSGQVKTLLDVSHSANHSERYYSEMQNKLNTIQDFINTQTDVSYSPIFLTITLDGFFRGFLYGDFSKYYPGVHKKLIPNNERFGFLQDKIMKKEKFTIKDLYNCINYQWSRFLKSLIFKQFKKDNIKIHYIKTAEPHKKDGVPHFHLLVYCPFNKVELLKEYYKRYFPAPQNIRKLKKGSNDLKGFQTDLHSPLGYILKYVLKSFRDVKNEAEIDYLQAWYIKNRILRIVTSHSTIPMWVYRKLLPLEKDLYNLNFTYKENPTLSEWSKEDDYISITNEHGRTLQYNQGQYKLFYQYGKIIKEFGEKKEFQKPIFKKIELKYKKKIKQPKIIIEGEFYKQIDNHLVKLNYTKPINYRTNLELYQEYKKLNTNIDSVNLKYYALIKNELINRQFIDEDLISANLYNTDIY; this comes from the coding sequence ATGTACGGATTAACTAAAGAAGATTTAGAATATATAAAAACAAAACATGATCGTCAAAAGAAATATTTAGAAAATAATTCTTTTGTTACTTCTAGCGGTCAAGTAAAAACTTTACTAGATGTTTCTCACTCTGCTAATCATAGTGAAAGATATTACTCTGAAATGCAAAATAAACTTAATACTATTCAGGATTTTATAAATACTCAAACTGATGTTAGTTATTCCCCTATTTTTTTAACTATTACTCTTGATGGTTTCTTTCGTGGTTTTCTTTATGGTGATTTTTCTAAATATTATCCTGGTGTACATAAAAAACTAATTCCTAATAATGAGCGTTTTGGCTTTCTTCAAGATAAGATAATGAAAAAAGAAAAATTTACAATAAAAGATTTATATAATTGTATTAATTACCAATGGTCTAGATTTTTAAAATCACTTATTTTTAAACAATTTAAAAAAGATAATATTAAAATTCATTATATAAAAACTGCTGAACCACATAAGAAAGATGGAGTGCCGCACTTTCATTTATTGGTTTATTGTCCTTTTAATAAAGTAGAACTTTTAAAAGAATATTATAAAAGATACTTCCCTGCTCCCCAAAATATAAGAAAATTAAAAAAAGGCTCAAATGATTTAAAAGGTTTTCAAACTGATTTACATTCACCTTTAGGATATATATTAAAGTATGTTTTAAAATCTTTTAGAGATGTTAAAAATGAAGCCGAAATAGATTACCTTCAAGCTTGGTATATAAAAAACAGAATATTAAGAATAGTTACTTCTCATTCTACGATTCCAATGTGGGTTTATAGAAAATTACTTCCACTTGAAAAAGATCTATATAATTTAAATTTTACTTATAAGGAAAATCCTACGCTTTCCGAATGGTCAAAGGAAGATGATTATATTTCAATCACTAATGAACATGGAAGAACCTTGCAATATAATCAAGGTCAATATAAACTATTCTATCAGTACGGAAAAATTATAAAAGAATTTGGAGAAAAAAAAGAATTTCAAAAACCTATATTTAAAAAGATAGAATTAAAGTATAAGAAAAAAATTAAACAACCTAAAATTATTATTGAAGGTGAATTCTATAAACAAATTGATAATCACCTGGTTAAATTAAATTATACTAAACCTATCAATTACAGAACTAACTTAGAGCTCTACCAGGAATATAAAAAACTTAATACAAATATTGATTCAGTCAATTTAAAATATTATGCACTAATTAAAAATGAACTGATAAATCGTCAATTCATAGATGAAGATTTAATTTCAGCAAATTTATATAACACAGATATATATTAA
- a CDS encoding argininosuccinate synthase encodes MSKKDIKKVVLAYSGGLDTSIILKWLQDEYNAEVITFTADLGQGEEVEPARAKAIACGIKPENVYILDVKEEFVRDYVFPMFRANAIYEGEYLLGTSIARPLIAKKLVEIANEKGAEAVSHGATGKGNDQVRFELGALALNPELKVIAPWREWELNSRESLLEYARKHGIEIAQKHVDENGNPKISPYSMDANLLHISYEGLHLENPANEPEESMWLWTTSPEKAPDQAEIIEIEYKNGDPIALNGEKLSPANLLLALNKLGNKHGIGRVDIVENRYVGMKARGCYETPGGTIMLKAHRAIESLTLDREAAHLKDELMPRYAKLIYQGYWFSPEREMLQAAIDATQKNVEGKVRLKLYKGNVMVIGRESSKSLYDDAYSTFEKDEVYNQKDAEGFIRLNALRLVIAGKKQR; translated from the coding sequence ATGAGTAAAAAAGATATTAAAAAAGTAGTTTTGGCTTATAGTGGAGGACTTGATACTTCTATTATTTTAAAATGGCTTCAAGATGAATATAATGCTGAAGTTATCACTTTTACAGCTGATTTAGGACAAGGTGAAGAGGTTGAGCCTGCTAGAGCAAAAGCGATAGCTTGTGGTATTAAACCAGAAAATGTATATATTTTAGATGTGAAAGAAGAGTTTGTAAGAGATTATGTTTTTCCTATGTTTAGAGCAAATGCAATTTATGAGGGAGAGTATCTTTTAGGAACAAGTATAGCAAGACCATTAATCGCAAAAAAATTAGTTGAAATTGCAAATGAAAAAGGTGCAGAAGCAGTATCTCATGGAGCAACAGGAAAAGGAAATGACCAAGTTAGATTTGAACTTGGAGCGTTAGCTTTAAATCCAGAATTAAAAGTAATTGCACCATGGAGAGAGTGGGAATTGAATTCTAGAGAGAGCTTACTTGAATATGCTAGAAAACATGGAATTGAAATAGCACAAAAACATGTTGATGAAAATGGAAATCCAAAAATTAGCCCATATTCAATGGATGCAAATTTATTACATATCTCTTATGAAGGACTTCATTTAGAAAATCCAGCAAATGAGCCTGAAGAATCAATGTGGTTATGGACAACATCTCCAGAGAAAGCTCCAGATCAAGCTGAAATTATTGAAATCGAATACAAAAATGGAGATCCAATTGCATTAAATGGTGAGAAATTATCTCCTGCGAATCTTTTATTAGCTTTAAATAAACTTGGAAATAAACATGGTATTGGAAGAGTTGATATTGTTGAAAATAGATATGTTGGAATGAAAGCTAGAGGTTGTTATGAGACTCCAGGTGGAACTATTATGTTAAAAGCTCATAGAGCTATTGAATCTTTAACTCTTGATAGAGAAGCTGCTCACTTAAAAGATGAATTAATGCCAAGATATGCAAAATTAATTTATCAAGGATACTGGTTCTCTCCAGAAAGAGAAATGCTTCAAGCAGCAATTGATGCAACTCAGAAAAATGTAGAAGGTAAAGTAAGATTAAAACTTTACAAAGGTAATGTTATGGTTATTGGAAGAGAATCATCAAAATCTTTATATGATGATGCATATTCAACTTTTGAGAAAGATGAAGTTTATAATCAAAAAGATGCTGAAGGATTTATTAGATTAAATGCTTTAAGACTTGTAATTGCAGGTAAAAAACAAAGATAA
- a CDS encoding gamma carbonic anhydrase family protein yields the protein MILKFKEFYPVIHSSAWIAPSADLIGNIEIGENSSVWFGCVIRSDVNEVRIGKNTNIQDLSMIHTDTNTKTIIGDNVTIGHKVMLHGCKIEDNCLIGMSATILDNAVIGQGSIVGANSLVTSGKVFPPRSLIMGSPAKVVKELTAEDEEKFIAHAQHYVEYKNEYR from the coding sequence ATGATTTTGAAATTTAAAGAGTTTTATCCAGTTATTCATTCATCTGCTTGGATTGCTCCAAGTGCAGATTTAATAGGTAATATAGAAATTGGTGAAAATTCATCAGTTTGGTTTGGATGTGTTATTCGTTCAGATGTAAATGAAGTAAGGATTGGTAAAAATACAAATATTCAAGATCTAAGTATGATTCATACTGATACAAATACAAAAACAATTATTGGAGATAATGTAACAATCGGTCATAAAGTAATGCTTCATGGTTGTAAAATTGAAGATAATTGTTTAATTGGTATGAGTGCAACTATTTTAGATAATGCTGTAATTGGTCAAGGAAGTATTGTTGGAGCTAATTCATTAGTTACTTCAGGTAAAGTTTTTCCACCAAGAAGTTTGATTATGGGAAGTCCTGCTAAGGTTGTGAAAGAACTAACAGCAGAAGATGAGGAAAAATTTATAGCCCATGCACAACACTATGTTGAGTATAAAAATGAGTATAGATAG
- a CDS encoding D-alanyl-lipoteichoic acid biosynthesis protein DltD has translation MSRLFLNLLAFLTACFTVIIIFYFNKNNIFNHYFESLESLKKTHSLKNDLESGKIVVFGSSELDFKNQKFTPQNFFNNLQIPLRVQGNEGQQEFAILSQLAALNSKKVENNARVVILISPSWFTGNHNGTKIPKFLEYMYVGMMDRLYFSSNIDEKIKMQINNYVQKNLSLIKEPSYVYSDNINEYKKNIINRYIKKAIISYLDSKYETNDKFEYQNINIDFEKLKDEAHKYELPSTNNNFGINNDYYTRVIEPNINKNYFPFSIEMTKTLEENEEFTHFLTLLETLKNYKIKPLFIMQDLHPYTYGKNREQMEILIKNIQDKVESYNYEFYNMWSYDKKSYELGNLHDMVHLGELGWLKVNQKIIEHFNK, from the coding sequence GTGAGTAGGTTATTTTTAAACCTTCTTGCTTTTTTAACTGCTTGTTTTACTGTAATAATAATTTTTTATTTTAATAAAAATAATATTTTTAATCACTATTTTGAGTCTTTAGAATCTTTAAAGAAAACTCATAGTCTAAAAAATGATTTAGAAAGTGGTAAGATTGTAGTTTTTGGATCTTCTGAACTTGATTTTAAAAATCAAAAATTTACTCCACAAAATTTTTTTAATAATTTACAAATTCCTCTTAGAGTTCAAGGTAATGAAGGACAACAAGAATTTGCTATTTTATCTCAATTGGCTGCACTAAATAGTAAAAAAGTTGAAAACAATGCAAGAGTTGTAATTCTAATTTCTCCAAGTTGGTTCACGGGAAATCATAATGGTACAAAAATTCCAAAATTTTTAGAGTATATGTATGTGGGAATGATGGATAGGCTATATTTTTCAAGTAATATAGATGAAAAAATCAAAATGCAAATAAATAATTATGTACAAAAAAATCTAAGTTTAATAAAAGAACCTAGCTACGTATATAGTGATAATATAAATGAATATAAGAAAAATATTATTAATAGATATATTAAAAAAGCTATTATAAGCTATCTTGATTCAAAATATGAAACTAATGATAAATTTGAATATCAAAATATAAATATTGATTTTGAAAAACTAAAAGATGAAGCTCATAAATATGAACTACCATCGACAAATAATAACTTTGGAATAAATAATGATTACTACACAAGAGTAATTGAACCAAATATAAATAAAAACTATTTTCCTTTCTCTATTGAAATGACTAAAACATTGGAAGAGAATGAAGAATTTACACATTTCTTAACTCTTTTAGAAACTCTAAAAAATTACAAAATAAAACCACTTTTTATAATGCAAGATTTACATCCTTATACCTATGGAAAGAATAGAGAACAAATGGAAATTTTAATCAAGAACATACAAGACAAAGTAGAAAGTTACAACTATGAATTCTATAATATGTGGAGTTACGATAAAAAGAGTTATGAATTAGGAAACCTACATGATATGGTTCATTTAGGAGAATTAGGTTGGCTAAAAGTTAACCAAAAGATCATTGAACATTTTAACAAATAA
- the trpD gene encoding anthranilate phosphoribosyltransferase produces MFLETKQKFDDIFENKLSQEEIRDYFLELYNRGETASEFAGAASSMRDYMIPLPISEELKEKCIDIVGTGGDKSYSFNISSTVSILLASVGSFVAKHGNRSVTSKSGSADMLEALGINLNLSLEDTAKMLEETGFGFMFAANHHPAMKYITPVRKTIDHRTIMNIIGPLCSPAGVKKQVIGVFHKDFVNKIATALDMLDCKKAMVLSSADGMDEISISSITYATLLDNGKQVDVEINPENYGLKLAPKDEIVGAGPEVNAQITRDILSGKEKGAKLDIVLINAAAALLVDGKARDLKEGIEIAREAIDSGLANKKLEEIIKYSQRLSC; encoded by the coding sequence ATGTTTTTAGAGACAAAGCAAAAATTTGATGATATTTTTGAAAACAAATTAAGTCAAGAAGAGATAAGAGATTATTTCTTAGAGTTATATAATAGAGGAGAAACTGCATCTGAATTTGCTGGTGCTGCTAGTTCTATGAGAGATTATATGATTCCTCTTCCTATAAGTGAAGAATTAAAAGAGAAGTGTATAGATATTGTAGGAACTGGTGGAGATAAAAGTTATAGTTTTAATATATCATCAACAGTTTCAATACTTCTTGCAAGTGTAGGATCTTTTGTTGCAAAACATGGTAATAGAAGTGTTACTAGTAAAAGTGGAAGTGCTGATATGCTAGAAGCATTAGGTATAAACTTAAATTTAAGCTTAGAAGATACTGCAAAAATGCTAGAAGAAACGGGATTTGGTTTTATGTTTGCAGCTAACCATCATCCAGCTATGAAATATATCACACCTGTTAGAAAAACTATTGATCATAGAACTATTATGAATATTATTGGACCTTTATGTAGTCCAGCTGGTGTAAAAAAACAAGTTATTGGAGTTTTCCATAAAGATTTTGTTAATAAAATTGCAACTGCTTTAGATATGCTAGATTGTAAAAAAGCAATGGTATTATCATCGGCTGATGGTATGGATGAGATATCAATTTCAAGTATTACATATGCTACTTTATTAGATAATGGAAAACAAGTAGATGTTGAAATAAACCCTGAAAATTATGGTCTAAAATTAGCACCTAAAGATGAGATTGTTGGAGCAGGACCAGAAGTTAATGCTCAAATAACAAGAGATATATTATCTGGTAAAGAAAAAGGTGCAAAACTTGACATTGTTTTAATAAATGCAGCTGCAGCTCTTTTGGTTGATGGTAAAGCTAGAGACTTAAAAGAGGGGATTGAAATAGCAAGAGAAGCAATAGATAGTGGTCTTGCAAATAAAAAGTTAGAAGAGATTATAAAATACTCTCAAAGGCTTAGTTGTTAA
- a CDS encoding S4 domain-containing protein — protein sequence MRIDKFLNAVNITKRRAVAEDMLEHKVVFLNDIPVKKAKEVKVGDIIEIKYLEKSEKFKIIQIPTTKSTPKSKMDEYIERLN from the coding sequence ATGAGAATAGATAAATTTTTAAACGCCGTAAATATTACAAAAAGAAGAGCTGTTGCTGAAGATATGTTGGAGCATAAAGTTGTATTTTTAAACGATATTCCAGTTAAAAAAGCAAAAGAGGTAAAAGTAGGGGATATTATAGAAATAAAATATCTTGAAAAAAGTGAAAAGTTTAAAATTATTCAAATTCCAACTACTAAATCAACACCAAAATCAAAAATGGATGAGTATATAGAGAGGTTAAACTAA
- a CDS encoding AMP-binding protein — protein MRFDLELMDFVECEKDFDNLAVCGSNEDLTWKEFKDKVEILKNKILKYNLPKGHPIIIYGHKESDFIVSIVACMNMGYPYIPIDTIYPKSRVDKIVDIVKSSIIINSIENEIHFDENNISTTYQLSDPIVYIIFTSGSTGEPKGVQITQNSILDFQKWLSNDFGFSNKSVFMNQAPFSFDLSVYEVIGFLSLGATIVLNSKDTIENHLEYFERLKKYSCDSWVSTPSFISKLLLSEVFNQNNLKDLKTFLFCGEVLPANTVKRIKNNFPDSKVLNTYGPTEATVATTLVEITSEIIEKYSKSLPVGYVKEGTIINLLNIDEQNIGEMEIIGDNVSIGYFKNEELNSQKFEKKYEKRSFKTGDFGYFENGLLFFANRKDELIKLHGYRIELGEIDKEILTNKLIEDAITIALKRGAEVVKLVSFIISKNNINIEELKDSISKNLPYYMIPSDIVKIDNFPYNANHKIDKNELINLYKSL, from the coding sequence ATGAGATTTGATTTAGAACTAATGGATTTTGTTGAGTGTGAAAAAGATTTTGATAATTTAGCTGTTTGTGGAAGTAATGAAGATTTAACATGGAAAGAATTTAAAGATAAAGTTGAAATTTTAAAAAATAAAATTTTAAAATACAATCTTCCAAAAGGTCATCCAATTATTATTTATGGTCATAAAGAATCTGATTTCATTGTAAGCATAGTTGCTTGTATGAACATGGGATATCCTTATATTCCTATTGATACAATTTATCCAAAATCAAGAGTTGATAAAATAGTTGATATAGTAAAATCTTCAATAATAATAAATTCTATAGAAAATGAAATCCATTTTGATGAAAATAATATATCTACAACATATCAATTATCTGATCCAATAGTTTACATAATATTCACTTCAGGAAGTACAGGAGAGCCAAAAGGTGTTCAAATAACACAAAATTCTATTTTGGATTTCCAAAAATGGCTTTCAAATGATTTTGGATTCTCAAATAAATCTGTTTTTATGAATCAAGCACCTTTTAGTTTTGATTTATCTGTTTACGAGGTGATTGGATTTTTAAGCTTAGGTGCAACTATTGTTTTAAATAGTAAAGATACTATAGAAAATCATCTTGAGTATTTTGAAAGATTAAAAAAATATTCTTGTGATTCTTGGGTTTCAACACCATCTTTTATAAGTAAACTTTTACTCTCTGAAGTATTTAATCAAAATAATTTAAAAGATTTAAAAACTTTTCTATTTTGTGGAGAAGTCTTACCAGCAAATACTGTAAAAAGAATAAAAAATAATTTTCCAGACTCTAAAGTTTTAAATACATACGGTCCAACAGAGGCTACTGTTGCTACAACTTTAGTTGAAATTACATCTGAAATTATAGAAAAATACTCAAAAAGTCTTCCAGTTGGTTATGTAAAAGAAGGAACTATAATAAATTTATTAAATATTGATGAACAAAATATTGGAGAAATGGAAATTATAGGAGACAATGTATCAATTGGTTATTTTAAAAACGAAGAATTAAATAGTCAAAAATTTGAAAAAAAATACGAAAAAAGAAGCTTCAAAACAGGAGATTTTGGATATTTTGAAAATGGTTTACTATTTTTTGCAAATAGAAAAGATGAGTTAATAAAACTTCACGGATATAGAATAGAACTAGGGGAAATAGATAAAGAAATTTTAACTAACAAATTAATCGAAGACGCTATAACTATTGCTTTAAAAAGAGGAGCTGAAGTTGTAAAATTGGTATCTTTTATAATTTCAAAAAATAACATAAATATTGAAGAATTAAAAGATAGTATCTCAAAAAATCTTCCGTATTATATGATACCTTCAGATATTGTAAAAATTGATAATTTTCCTTACAATGCAAACCATAAAATTGATAAAAATGAGTTGATTAATCTTTATAAGAGTTTATAA
- the lptB gene encoding LPS export ABC transporter ATP-binding protein — MIKGYIKSMHKLKIVEIKKSIKKTEILHGISLEVNSGEIVGLLGPNGAGKTTTFYTVCGLVKPSSGQVFFDNEDITSLPLHKRALKGIGYLPQESSIFKDLSVEDNLLLAAEIVFKDKEEQNRRVEELLELLDIEPIRQRKGISLSGGERRRTEIARALVSKPKFLLLDEPFAGVDPIAVKDIQDLISELTKIGIGVLITDHNVRETLQICNRAYVMKSGSLLASGTSEEIKNDPRVKEHYLGDDFKFN, encoded by the coding sequence ATGATAAAAGGTTATATAAAATCGATGCATAAGTTAAAAATTGTAGAAATAAAAAAAAGTATTAAAAAAACTGAAATTTTACATGGAATTTCTCTAGAAGTTAATTCAGGTGAAATAGTTGGGCTTCTAGGACCAAATGGAGCAGGAAAAACAACAACATTTTATACAGTTTGTGGACTAGTAAAACCAAGTAGTGGACAAGTTTTTTTTGATAATGAAGATATAACATCTTTGCCTTTACATAAAAGAGCATTAAAAGGAATAGGGTATTTACCTCAAGAATCTTCAATTTTTAAAGACTTAAGCGTGGAAGACAATCTTCTTTTAGCAGCTGAAATTGTTTTTAAAGATAAAGAAGAACAAAATAGACGAGTAGAAGAACTTTTAGAATTACTCGATATTGAACCAATTAGACAAAGAAAAGGGATATCTTTATCTGGTGGAGAAAGAAGAAGAACAGAGATTGCAAGAGCTTTGGTTTCAAAACCAAAATTTTTACTTCTTGATGAACCTTTTGCAGGAGTTGACCCAATTGCTGTTAAAGATATTCAAGATTTAATAAGTGAATTAACAAAAATAGGAATAGGTGTTTTAATAACCGACCACAATGTAAGAGAAACTTTACAAATTTGTAATCGTGCTTATGTTATGAAAAGTGGTAGTTTACTTGCAAGTGGGACATCTGAAGAAATAAAAAATGATCCAAGAGTAAAAGAACATTACTTAGGTGATGATTTTAAATTTAATTAA
- a CDS encoding bifunctional 3,4-dihydroxy-2-butanone 4-phosphate synthase/GTP cyclohydrolase II: MNAITRVKEAIEEIKKGNMVIMLDDEDRENEGDLVYSAALSTPEHVNFMVTHAKGLVCVSVPNETAKRLELYPMVSSNTSAYETAFTVSVDDANAATGISAIERDNTIKILANPIAKAVELVRPGHIFPLIAKDGGVLVRTGHTEGSVDLCKLAGLKGEAVICEILKEDGTMARRDDLDIFAAKHNLKQIYISDLVEYRLSHEKLVTEISSAQIKFFGQNAIKKEFRDHLENIHTAIIFGELKDLTHVKFHTIRPDIKIFINDDKLHSMLKTINFLQSKDGVLIFLNNENKNQEIEKNYGIGAQIISSLNIKKVKLMTSGGKHSFVGLNGFGLEIVEEIQIES; encoded by the coding sequence ATGAATGCAATAACAAGAGTAAAAGAAGCAATTGAAGAGATAAAAAAAGGTAATATGGTAATCATGCTTGATGATGAAGATAGAGAAAACGAGGGTGATTTAGTTTACTCAGCAGCATTAAGTACTCCTGAACACGTTAATTTTATGGTTACGCATGCTAAAGGTTTAGTTTGTGTAAGTGTTCCAAATGAAACAGCAAAAAGACTTGAATTATACCCTATGGTTAGTTCAAATACTTCAGCTTATGAAACTGCATTTACAGTTTCTGTTGATGATGCAAATGCTGCTACTGGAATTAGTGCTATTGAAAGAGACAATACTATAAAAATCCTAGCAAATCCTATAGCTAAAGCTGTTGAATTAGTTCGACCTGGCCATATTTTTCCACTTATTGCAAAAGATGGTGGTGTATTAGTTAGAACAGGGCATACAGAAGGAAGTGTAGATTTATGTAAGCTTGCAGGATTAAAAGGTGAAGCTGTTATTTGTGAAATCTTAAAAGAAGATGGAACTATGGCAAGAAGAGATGATTTAGATATATTTGCAGCAAAACATAACTTAAAACAAATTTATATATCTGATTTAGTTGAATATAGATTATCTCATGAAAAACTAGTAACTGAAATTTCTAGTGCACAGATTAAGTTTTTTGGACAAAATGCAATAAAAAAAGAGTTTAGAGATCATTTAGAAAATATTCATACTGCAATTATATTTGGAGAGTTAAAAGATTTAACTCATGTAAAATTTCATACAATAAGACCAGATATCAAAATCTTCATAAATGATGACAAACTTCACTCAATGTTAAAAACAATTAACTTTTTACAAAGTAAAGATGGAGTTTTAATATTTTTAAACAATGAAAACAAAAACCAAGAAATTGAGAAAAACTATGGAATTGGTGCTCAAATAATAAGTTCTTTAAACATTAAGAAAGTGAAATTAATGACAAGTGGTGGAAAACATTCATTTGTTGGTTTAAATGGATTTGGTTTAGAAATAGTTGAAGAAATACAAATAGAATCATAA
- the tsaE gene encoding tRNA (adenosine(37)-N6)-threonylcarbamoyltransferase complex ATPase subunit type 1 TsaE gives MCKEFLLGEDEIEVIISYLKELLENRDCIVILRGDLASGKTTLVKHFVKAIGLDDVVNSPTFSLQVVYGNEIFHYDLYNKTLEEFISLGMLEEFEKSGIHFVEWGSGKLENILNDYGFDVIVLDILKKDDKRLYKIDA, from the coding sequence ATGTGTAAAGAGTTTTTACTAGGTGAAGATGAGATTGAAGTTATAATCTCTTATCTTAAAGAACTTCTAGAAAATCGTGATTGTATTGTTATTCTAAGAGGTGATTTAGCTAGTGGGAAAACAACTTTAGTAAAACATTTCGTAAAAGCAATTGGATTAGATGATGTAGTGAATTCTCCTACTTTTTCTCTTCAAGTAGTGTATGGTAATGAAATTTTTCACTATGATTTATATAATAAAACACTAGAAGAATTTATTTCATTGGGTATGCTTGAAGAGTTTGAAAAAAGTGGTATACACTTTGTAGAGTGGGGTAGTGGTAAATTAGAAAATATTTTAAATGATTATGGATTTGATGTAATAGTGTTAGATATTTTAAAAAAAGATGATAAAAGGTTATATAAAATCGATGCATAA
- a CDS encoding acyl carrier protein, producing MDIINRIKPLVEELAFKKLENDEPLYTSNLIDSMGTVDLAMMLEEEFNIKIDTRDIIVSNFDSIEKLANYIKSRIE from the coding sequence ATGGATATAATAAATAGAATTAAACCGTTAGTGGAAGAGTTGGCTTTTAAAAAGCTTGAAAATGATGAACCCCTTTATACATCAAATTTAATTGATAGTATGGGTACTGTTGATCTTGCTATGATGCTTGAAGAAGAATTTAATATTAAGATTGATACAAGAGATATAATTGTAAGTAATTTTGATAGTATTGAAAAACTAGCAAATTATATTAAAAGTAGAATAGAGTGA